A single Melopsittacus undulatus isolate bMelUnd1 chromosome 11, bMelUnd1.mat.Z, whole genome shotgun sequence DNA region contains:
- the LOC106023293 gene encoding nucleoside diphosphate kinase: MAANKERTFIAIKPDGVQRGLVGEIIKRFEQKGFHLVGMKMVHASEDLLKQHYIDLKDRPFFPGLVKYMNSGPTVAMVWEGLNVVKTGRVMLGETNPADSKPGTIRGDFGIQVGRNIIHGSDSVESAQREINLWFKPAELIDFKSCAHDWIYE, encoded by the exons ATGGCGGCCAACAAGGAGCGCACGTTCATCGCCATCAAACCCGACGGCGTCCAGCGCGGGCTGGTGGGGGAGATCATCAAGCGGTTCGAGCAGAAGGGCTTCCACCTGGTGGGCATGAAGATGGTGCAC gcCTCTGAAGACCTTCTGAAGCAACATTACATTGACCTGAAAGACAGACCATTCTTCCCTGGTTTGGTTAAATACATGAACTCTGGACCTACTGTGGCCATG gtATGGGAAGGACTCAATGTGGTTAAAACCGGGAGAGTGATGCTTGGGGAAACAAACCCTGCAGACTCCAAGCCTGGTACCATCCGTGGTGACTTCGGCATTCAAGTAGGAAG aaACATCATTCATGGTAGTGACTCTGTGGAGAGTGCACAGAGGGAGATCAACCTGTGGTTCAAACCTGCAGAGCTCATTGACTTCAAGTCTTGTGCACATGACTGGATCTACGAGTGA
- the LOC101873393 gene encoding nucleoside diphosphate kinase-like yields MASITERTFIAIKPDGVQRGLVGEIIKRFEQKGFKLVAMKFIHASEELLREHYIDLKDRPFYDGLVQYMHSGPVVAMVWEGLNVIKTGRMMLGETNPFDSKPGTIRGDLCVQVGRNIIHGSDSIESAETEINLWFAPEELVDYRSCAHEWIYE; encoded by the exons ATGGCTTCTATCACTGAGCGCACCTTCATCGCCATCAAGCCTGATGGGGTCCAGCGGGGTCTGGTGGGAGAGATCATCAAGCGGTTTGAACAGAAAGGCTTCAAACTGGTGGCCATGAAATTCATACAC GCCTCTGAAGAACTTCTGAGGGAGCACTACATTGACCTGAAGGACCGGCCATTCTACGATGGTCTGGTGCAGTACATGCACTCCGGCCCTGTGGTAGCCATG gTGTGGGAAGGTCTTAATGTGATTAAGACAGGAAGAATGATGCTGGGGGAAACCAATCCATTCGATTCAAAGCCTGGCACTATCCGTGGTGACCTCTGTGTTCAGGTTGGAAG gAACATCATTCATGGAAGTGATTCTATCGAAAGCGCTGAGACAGAGATCAATTTATGGTTTGCTCCTGAGGAGCTCGTTGATTACCGAAGCTGTGCTCATGAATGGATCTATGAGTAA